A genomic region of Saccopteryx bilineata isolate mSacBil1 chromosome 1, mSacBil1_pri_phased_curated, whole genome shotgun sequence contains the following coding sequences:
- the MS4A1 gene encoding B-lymphocyte antigen CD20, translated as MTTPRNSMSGAFPADLMKGPMVMQPVQKNIPRKLSPVVGPTQSFFMRESKALGAVQIMNGLFHIALGSLLMIQVEVYAPICVTVWYPLWGGIMYIISGSLLAAADTNSRKNLVKGKMIMNSLSLFAAISGIILLIMDIFNITISHFFKMESLSFIKASVPYINIHNCEPANPSEKNASYIQYCYRIRSMFLSLFAVMLIFTIFQKLVTAGTVENDWKKLCSRPKATVVLLSAEEKKEQAVEIKEEVIELTEVSSQPKNEEDIEIIPVLEEEEEEKAEAEINFPEPPQDQESSPIENDNVL; from the exons ATGACGACACCCAGAAATTCAATGAGTGGAGCTTTCCCAGCAGATCTGATGAAAGGCCCTATGGTCATGCAACCTGTGCAAAAAAACATTCCCAGGAAGCTGTCTCCTGTGGTGGGCCCCACACAAAGCTTTTTCATGAGGGAATCTAAGGCTTTGGGG GCTGTCCAGATTATGAATGGGCTCTTCCACATTGCCCTGGGCAGCCTCCTGATGATCCAGGTGGAGGTCTATGCACCCATCTGTGTTACTGTGTGGTACCCTCTCTGGGGAGGCATTATG TACATCATTTCAGGATCACTCCTGGCAGCAGCAGACACAAACTCCAGGAAGAATTTG GTCAAAGGAAAAATGATAATGAACTCCTTGAGCCTCTTTGCTGCCATTTCTGGAATCATTCTTTTGATCATGGATATATTTAATATtacaatttctcatttttttaaaatggagagtCTGAGCTTTATTAAAGCTTCTGTGCCATACATTAACATACACAACTGTGAACCAGCTAACCCCTCTGAGAAGAATGCTTCATATATACAATATTGTTACAGAATTCGATCTATGTTCTTG AGCCTTTTCGCTGTGATGCTGATATTTACCATCTTCCAGAAACTTGTGACAGCTGGCACGGTTGAGAATGACTGGAAAAAACTGTGCTCCAGACCCAAAGCT ACTGTAGTTCTCCTGTCAgctgaagagaaaaaagaacaggcaGTTGAAATAAAGGAAGAAGTGATAGAGTTGACTGAAGTATCTAGTCAACCAAAGAATGAAGAAGACATTGAAATTATTCCAGTcctagaggaagaagaagaagaaaaagcagaagCAGAAATAAACTTTCCAGAACCTCCCCAAGACCAGGAATCCTCACCAATAGAGAATGATAATGTCctctaa